The Claveliimonas bilis genome window below encodes:
- a CDS encoding Holliday junction resolvase RecU → MDYSYNNCANRAQGQYFEEIIARSLEYYLEKGWASIEKTPEPMKTIKNNGDGTFQAVFTKKAQPDYKGVLSGGQAIIFEAKYTEKDRIYQNVVTKEQETYLERYASLNARCFIMVCLQGSGFYRVPWTVWKGMKEAFGHKYMTRINLEHYKVPRKSIVHLLDGLELFDCS, encoded by the coding sequence ATGGATTATTCATACAATAATTGCGCTAACAGGGCCCAAGGGCAATATTTTGAAGAGATCATTGCAAGATCCCTAGAATATTACCTAGAAAAAGGATGGGCATCCATCGAGAAGACCCCGGAACCGATGAAAACGATCAAAAACAACGGAGATGGCACTTTCCAGGCTGTTTTTACGAAAAAGGCGCAACCAGATTATAAAGGAGTCCTATCTGGTGGGCAGGCCATCATATTCGAAGCCAAATATACGGAAAAGGACAGGATATACCAAAACGTAGTCACAAAAGAACAGGAGACATATTTGGAACGATATGCTTCCTTAAATGCAAGATGTTTTATCATGGTTTGTTTGCAGGGCAGCGGTTTTTACCGTGTCCCTTGGACGGTTTGGAAGGGCATGAAAGAAGCTTTTGGCCACAAATATATGACCAGAATTAATCTGGAGCACTATAAAGTTCCAAGAAAGAGCATTGTTCATCTGCTTGATGGATTGGAGCTTTTCGACTGCAGTTAA
- a CDS encoding DNA polymerase III subunit beta — protein sequence MDRKKLLKLCNKVSRAIKPSTQPIMECILIHIKDGTVTIRAAGNGMQIMVWDKVDDTSTQLLAAVNAVSLKELLNRLPSDEVSLSKVGDTLSIKSGSISLTIPCRNEPFPKEMQMGKTKVKAAIPCKDIEACKHSALPKTMLNDKMSGYGVDIKGDSYMITTVDGHRLSSRGRRTVVFSNALTKIVAPGEMMEEAVKISEEDEFEFAYDGSNIQVSGSGYSIIGATQYNCFFNLEQIRNPGFTSFFEVNRTSLLEALKVVTFFDKLTVLKILKENLIISSRDAAKGDSQAEVPIVTNGKEIELGVNGNFLCEALDSISEETLRIYYSSKIAPIYFESEDIKEVIMPVRY from the coding sequence ATGGATAGGAAAAAATTATTAAAACTATGTAACAAGGTATCAAGGGCGATAAAGCCATCCACGCAACCCATTATGGAATGCATTTTGATCCATATCAAAGATGGCACTGTAACAATACGTGCCGCGGGCAATGGAATGCAAATCATGGTGTGGGATAAAGTAGACGATACATCGACTCAACTGCTTGCAGCCGTAAACGCAGTAAGCCTTAAGGAATTACTGAACAGACTTCCGTCGGACGAAGTATCCCTTTCTAAAGTGGGTGATACTTTATCCATAAAAAGCGGGAGCATTTCTCTTACTATTCCCTGCAGAAATGAGCCATTCCCAAAAGAAATGCAGATGGGGAAAACGAAAGTAAAAGCTGCTATTCCTTGTAAGGACATAGAAGCCTGCAAACACTCTGCCCTGCCAAAAACAATGCTCAACGACAAAATGTCAGGTTATGGTGTTGATATCAAAGGCGATTCCTACATGATTACAACAGTTGATGGACACCGCCTTTCAAGCAGAGGAAGAAGGACGGTTGTTTTTTCGAATGCATTAACAAAAATTGTTGCACCTGGCGAGATGATGGAAGAAGCAGTCAAAATTTCTGAAGAAGATGAATTTGAGTTTGCTTATGATGGGAGCAATATACAAGTCTCTGGATCAGGGTATAGTATTATCGGTGCAACCCAGTATAATTGCTTTTTCAATCTTGAGCAGATCCGAAATCCTGGCTTTACATCATTTTTTGAAGTAAACCGGACAAGTCTTTTGGAGGCTTTGAAGGTAGTCACATTTTTTGATAAGCTGACCGTGCTTAAAATCCTAAAAGAGAATCTGATTATTAGCAGCAGGGATGCAGCAAAAGGCGACAGCCAAGCGGAAGTACCTATTGTAACAAATGGCAAGGAAATTGAGTTAGGTGTAAATGGGAACTTTTTATGTGAGGCACTCGACAGCATTTCAGAAGAAACACTTCGGATATACTATTCGTCTAAAATAGCGCCCATTTATTTTGAAAGTGAAGATATCAAAGAAGTGATTATGCCTGTTCGTTATTAA
- a CDS encoding J domain-containing protein has product MIKEIIGWIFYFIGTPFHKLILFFNKYVEQATMAAEIPCVLVLLYSLYKIIADGSYIGESSATTVLYLLLLLGIWILLATFGFAVYSLGVMIIFYILFLVSLFGDIIFEFGKYLLDKREEQGSQGIGRTFDKDDLQNEKIREKEREEFWRMYREVNAFYTREKTRKERERHDDTSYVHVDNIKENELQRAKLLFGVSDTFTYGELKASRNQLMRKYHPDNQEGNSAMARKVNEYYEFLLPYARKT; this is encoded by the coding sequence ATGATTAAAGAAATAATTGGATGGATCTTTTATTTTATTGGGACACCATTTCACAAGTTAATTTTATTTTTTAACAAATATGTGGAGCAGGCAACCATGGCTGCAGAAATACCCTGTGTCCTCGTCTTACTATATTCTTTATATAAGATTATAGCGGATGGATCCTATATTGGAGAAAGTTCTGCCACGACAGTCTTATACCTGTTGTTGCTTTTGGGTATATGGATATTGTTGGCAACTTTTGGGTTCGCTGTGTATTCCCTGGGTGTAATGATCATTTTCTATATTTTATTCTTGGTATCCTTGTTTGGAGATATCATCTTTGAATTTGGGAAATATCTTCTGGATAAAAGGGAAGAGCAAGGTTCCCAAGGGATAGGAAGAACATTTGATAAAGACGATTTACAAAATGAAAAGATACGGGAAAAAGAGCGTGAGGAGTTCTGGAGGATGTATAGGGAAGTAAATGCCTTCTATACAAGGGAAAAGACAAGGAAAGAAAGAGAGAGGCATGATGATACATCGTATGTTCATGTGGATAATATAAAAGAAAATGAGCTCCAGAGGGCAAAGTTACTTTTTGGAGTATCTGATACTTTTACTTACGGAGAACTAAAAGCATCAAGGAATCAGTTGATGAGGAAATACCATCCGGACAATCAAGAGGGAAATAGCGCCATGGCCAGAAAGGTTAATGAGTATTATGAATTTCTCTTGCCTTATGCCAGAAAAACTTAA
- a CDS encoding siphovirus Gp157 family protein produces the protein MTLYELTERELALLDLMEDPNTDKEDLNLLIEASDQEFGRKLDAYATIRDRMLSDADMISKEINRLQKIKKAIEESEDSLKESIIMSIRALGKAKYETKLRTFLVKDCAPKLIVDDQEAVPAEYLVKQPDKINNAKLKKYLTEHGDEDCEYAHLESVQSLAIK, from the coding sequence ATGACACTTTATGAACTTACTGAACGGGAACTGGCGCTTTTGGACCTTATGGAAGATCCAAATACAGACAAAGAAGACTTAAATCTACTGATTGAAGCTTCGGACCAGGAGTTTGGGAGAAAATTGGATGCATATGCAACAATCCGTGACCGCATGTTGTCAGATGCCGATATGATCAGCAAAGAAATTAATAGGCTCCAGAAAATAAAAAAAGCAATTGAAGAAAGTGAGGATTCTTTAAAAGAAAGTATAATCATGTCGATTCGGGCGCTCGGTAAAGCAAAGTACGAGACAAAACTTAGAACCTTTTTAGTCAAAGACTGTGCGCCCAAACTTATAGTGGATGACCAGGAAGCTGTTCCAGCTGAGTACCTGGTCAAACAGCCGGACAAAATTAATAATGCAAAACTCAAAAAATACTTAACAGAGCATGGAGATGAGGATTGCGAATATGCACATTTAGAGTCCGTTCAGTCACTTGCGATCAAGTAA
- a CDS encoding DUF4418 family protein codes for MNKRKISGIIILIAAIFMIGAVKVWAPVCQKSLELANGGETHMKCFYYGTTMMYIGVLLLAEAIVMFFVKNTRAVGIIAVVTGLLMIALTSGNIGIGVCPNPEMMCNSTALWGRIGAVVAMFGGIVAIIGEGTNIPQVK; via the coding sequence ATGAACAAAAGAAAAATTAGCGGAATCATTATATTAATTGCAGCTATTTTTATGATTGGGGCAGTGAAAGTCTGGGCACCGGTTTGTCAGAAATCCTTGGAACTTGCCAATGGTGGCGAAACCCATATGAAGTGTTTTTATTATGGAACGACCATGATGTATATCGGGGTACTTCTTTTGGCGGAGGCTATTGTTATGTTTTTTGTGAAGAATACAAGAGCAGTCGGTATTATCGCAGTTGTTACAGGTCTTTTGATGATTGCACTGACAAGTGGAAATATAGGAATCGGTGTTTGCCCAAATCCGGAGATGATGTGTAATTCCACCGCATTGTGGGGAAGAATAGGTGCAGTCGTGGCAATGTTTGGCGGTATCGTTGCAATTATTGGAGAAGGTACCAACATTCCGCAGGTAAAATAG
- a CDS encoding ABC transporter permease, protein MGKEKRINCFSIAVRNLNAQMYRSLFMMFFVLLMSATFFFSNVLVENMRLGIKNTTERMGADIIVIPNKGTEDIRESLFSGTPCSVAISKDWVERLGKIEGVKRLSPQLYVATQAASCCDAAVQLIAFDPKTDFVVSPWLSEKQELNLEVGEVVVGYNVAAKIGQNIKFYNTEFKVAAKLDKSGMGYDNSVFMTFDTIYKLANSDIVSENLDKENLKNIASMIMIEVEDGVSVGSFGVDLQEAYPEEEEIYACTASDLMSGMAKEVEKLSGYGNLLIVLLVVSTALALISIFMLTINERKYEFGILYVLGAKRRQVFQIIISEAMIISLVGGFIGLIVAYFGMAVFGDVIRKKLEIQYMSMKLEQVGMTALICMGISFLTGILAAVSSVYRISKEEPYRLIREKE, encoded by the coding sequence ATGGGTAAGGAAAAAAGAATCAATTGTTTTTCAATTGCGGTTAGAAATTTGAATGCACAGATGTACCGAAGTCTGTTTATGATGTTTTTTGTGCTTCTCATGTCAGCAACATTCTTTTTCAGTAATGTATTAGTAGAGAATATGAGACTTGGAATCAAAAATACAACGGAGAGAATGGGAGCAGATATTATAGTGATTCCGAATAAGGGAACGGAAGATATCAGAGAATCATTATTTTCCGGAACACCTTGTTCTGTGGCAATCTCAAAAGACTGGGTGGAAAGGCTTGGAAAAATCGAGGGTGTAAAAAGACTGTCACCGCAGCTTTATGTTGCTACGCAGGCAGCATCCTGCTGTGATGCAGCAGTTCAGCTTATCGCATTTGATCCAAAGACAGATTTTGTCGTGAGTCCATGGCTGAGTGAAAAGCAGGAACTGAATCTCGAAGTGGGAGAAGTTGTGGTCGGCTATAATGTTGCGGCTAAAATTGGTCAAAATATAAAATTTTATAATACGGAATTTAAGGTGGCAGCAAAGCTTGATAAGTCAGGAATGGGATATGATAATTCTGTTTTCATGACTTTCGATACAATATATAAACTGGCAAATTCCGATATTGTATCTGAGAATCTGGATAAAGAGAATCTGAAAAATATCGCATCCATGATTATGATCGAGGTAGAGGACGGCGTGTCAGTAGGTTCTTTCGGCGTGGATCTTCAAGAGGCATATCCGGAAGAAGAGGAAATCTATGCATGTACAGCAAGTGATTTGATGAGCGGAATGGCAAAGGAAGTGGAAAAATTGTCGGGATACGGCAATTTATTGATTGTATTGCTTGTTGTATCTACGGCTCTTGCCTTAATCAGTATTTTTATGCTTACAATCAATGAAAGAAAATATGAGTTTGGTATTTTGTATGTTCTGGGAGCTAAGAGACGACAAGTGTTCCAAATTATTATATCGGAAGCAATGATTATTAGTTTGGTCGGAGGATTTATCGGGTTAATTGTGGCGTATTTCGGAATGGCTGTTTTTGGTGATGTAATTCGTAAAAAACTGGAGATTCAATATATGAGTATGAAATTGGAGCAGGTAGGAATGACGGCTCTAATCTGTATGGGAATTTCATTCTTGACAGGAATACTTGCTGCTGTTAGTTCTGTATATAGAATCAGTAAAGAAGAACCGTACCGGCTGATAAGGGAGAAAGAGTAA
- a CDS encoding ABC transporter ATP-binding protein — MIKTKGLTKKFSRNEKEFYTLKDVSLHVGKGEFVGIAGHSGSGKTTFFNMIAGLTKPTSGKIYINDKEITAMSENELAECRNKEVGYILQGSSLLNNFTVLDNVCMPAYLASSYEKKREHARKLLKEMGIEHLENEFPEFLSGGERKRVSIARAMLNEPLVILADEPTSNLDMENSKKVMELLKQISEQGTTVLVSTHELEWLKYTDYAMEMEDGVLKHYR, encoded by the coding sequence ATGATAAAAACAAAAGGTTTGACAAAAAAATTTAGCAGAAACGAAAAAGAGTTTTACACATTGAAAGATGTGAGTCTACATGTAGGAAAAGGTGAATTTGTCGGTATCGCAGGACATTCAGGAAGCGGAAAAACAACCTTTTTCAATATGATTGCAGGTCTGACAAAACCTACTTCCGGTAAAATCTACATAAACGACAAGGAAATTACAGCAATGTCTGAAAATGAACTGGCGGAATGCAGAAATAAGGAAGTTGGTTATATTTTGCAAGGTAGCAGTCTTCTTAATAATTTTACGGTATTGGATAATGTCTGCATGCCGGCGTATTTAGCTTCTTCTTATGAAAAGAAGAGAGAGCATGCAAGAAAGCTGCTGAAGGAAATGGGAATTGAGCATTTGGAAAATGAATTTCCAGAGTTTTTGTCAGGCGGAGAGCGAAAGAGAGTTTCCATTGCCCGCGCCATGCTGAATGAACCATTAGTTATTCTTGCCGATGAACCGACCAGCAATCTGGATATGGAGAATTCTAAAAAAGTCATGGAGTTATTAAAACAGATCAGCGAACAGGGAACGACTGTGTTGGTAAGTACACATGAATTGGAATGGTTAAAATATACGGATTATGCCATGGAGATGGAGGATGGTGTCTTAAAACACTATAGATAA
- a CDS encoding TVP38/TMEM64 family protein, giving the protein MEEKDLTKKRSRRIQQIVVIALFAVAILSYFFVPGVRKMVGTITKMFATGDFTVVKEFVASYGAYAAAVSFMLMIAQSIAAPLPAFLITFANANLFGWWKGAILSWSSAMAGAAVCFCIARILGRDVCERLTSKAGLKQIDEFFEKHGRMSILIARLLPFMSFDIVSYAAGLTSMSFWSFFVATGIGQLPATIIYSYVGGMLTGGAKLFVTGLLLLFSISALVVLFRQLYVERQKKKAKK; this is encoded by the coding sequence GTGGAAGAAAAGGATTTAACGAAAAAAAGAAGTAGACGAATTCAACAGATTGTTGTAATTGCCCTTTTTGCAGTGGCTATTTTATCATACTTTTTTGTCCCAGGTGTCAGAAAGATGGTAGGTACTATTACGAAGATGTTTGCTACGGGTGATTTTACGGTTGTCAAAGAGTTTGTTGCTTCTTACGGAGCCTACGCAGCAGCAGTTTCTTTCATGTTAATGATTGCACAGTCAATAGCAGCGCCGTTGCCAGCCTTCTTGATTACATTTGCGAATGCAAATCTTTTTGGCTGGTGGAAGGGTGCAATTCTTTCATGGAGCAGCGCTATGGCTGGAGCGGCAGTATGTTTCTGCATCGCAAGAATTCTCGGACGTGATGTGTGCGAGAGACTTACAAGCAAGGCAGGACTCAAGCAGATTGATGAGTTCTTTGAGAAACATGGAAGAATGAGTATTCTGATTGCAAGACTGCTTCCGTTTATGTCATTTGACATTGTGAGTTATGCAGCGGGTCTTACGTCCATGTCATTTTGGAGCTTTTTTGTAGCGACTGGTATTGGACAGCTTCCGGCAACTATCATTTATTCTTATGTTGGAGGAATGCTCACAGGTGGAGCAAAACTATTTGTGACAGGTTTACTTTTATTATTCTCAATTTCAGCATTGGTTGTTTTGTTCAGACAGCTTTATGTAGAAAGACAGAAGAAAAAAGCCAAAAAGTAA
- a CDS encoding YdjY domain-containing protein: MKLRKMAAIFAAAAMVFSLAACGAKDTTSDDGTKKDTEAETMIVDKENKEITMLCEVNGTYFTEPTRHGIVYAEGSNGEKAVLRGLADEKEFYQALLDIGATAGDNLTDEDMKAGPDNGKAVEGDKLNVFVKWEGQDEIPFADIIKCSEGEYEMDIRFGGNIESAKKYNTGCVLCLDSCATGITSDATWPTGTTQNEVAKFYGDDSVLPEDGTQVTAIFRLAE, from the coding sequence ATGAAATTAAGAAAAATGGCAGCAATTTTTGCCGCAGCAGCAATGGTATTTTCTTTGGCAGCATGTGGCGCTAAAGATACAACTTCTGATGACGGAACAAAAAAAGATACAGAAGCAGAAACTATGATTGTAGATAAAGAAAATAAAGAAATCACAATGCTTTGCGAAGTAAACGGAACATATTTTACAGAGCCTACAAGACACGGTATTGTATATGCAGAAGGTTCTAACGGAGAGAAAGCTGTACTTCGCGGACTTGCTGATGAGAAAGAGTTTTATCAGGCACTTCTTGATATCGGTGCAACTGCAGGTGACAACCTGACAGATGAGGATATGAAAGCGGGTCCAGATAATGGTAAAGCTGTAGAAGGTGACAAATTAAATGTATTTGTAAAATGGGAAGGACAGGATGAGATTCCATTTGCTGATATCATTAAGTGTTCTGAGGGAGAATATGAGATGGACATCCGTTTCGGCGGCAACATTGAGAGTGCAAAGAAGTATAATACAGGTTGTGTACTTTGCCTTGACAGCTGTGCAACGGGTATCACAAGTGATGCAACATGGCCGACAGGAACAACTCAGAATGAAGTTGCAAAATTCTATGGTGATGATTCCGTATTGCCGGAAGATGGAACACAGGTAACAGCAATCTTCCGTTTAGCTGAGTAG
- a CDS encoding TVP38/TMEM64 family protein has product MQKKKNWIKIIIFVCIVTGILMLNHHYGWSSYLGDMSNLMFLKTMVEENIVAALALYIIITIVGCVVLALPGVTFAVIAGMLFGPIWGIFACLLATTVGAMLAFLVGKFFLKDAVKPMLEKNKLMKKLLFSDDRKSDIIILIITRMVPIFPYNLQNFAYGITDIGFWKYSILTFVFMFPGVSFFTIGAAGLTAGEDKWKYFLIAGVLAVAVTVAGLLIKKKFLGNEIDAE; this is encoded by the coding sequence ATGCAAAAGAAAAAGAACTGGATTAAAATCATAATATTTGTATGTATTGTGACGGGGATTTTAATGTTAAATCATCATTATGGCTGGTCTTCTTACCTTGGAGATATGAGCAATCTTATGTTCCTAAAAACCATGGTAGAAGAAAATATTGTGGCTGCATTAGCTTTATATATTATAATTACAATTGTCGGATGTGTCGTACTTGCCCTTCCGGGCGTTACTTTTGCAGTAATAGCGGGAATGTTATTTGGCCCGATATGGGGGATTTTTGCTTGCCTTCTAGCAACAACAGTAGGTGCAATGCTGGCATTTCTCGTAGGAAAGTTCTTTTTGAAAGATGCAGTTAAGCCAATGCTTGAAAAGAATAAATTAATGAAAAAGCTGCTGTTTTCAGATGATAGGAAAAGCGATATTATTATACTTATAATAACCAGAATGGTTCCAATATTTCCTTATAATCTGCAAAATTTTGCCTATGGGATTACGGATATCGGGTTTTGGAAATATTCGATTTTAACCTTTGTATTTATGTTTCCGGGGGTGTCCTTTTTCACAATTGGAGCGGCAGGACTTACTGCGGGAGAAGATAAATGGAAATACTTTTTAATTGCCGGTGTATTGGCGGTTGCGGTAACGGTAGCCGGACTGTTGATAAAGAAGAAATTTCTTGGAAATGAGATAGACGCGGAGTAG
- a CDS encoding (Fe-S)-binding protein: MSEINVENCIHCGLCTRNCSFLKKYDLDLQKFSEHPELAYSCFMCRKCSQVCPKKISGEKIALAMRKEQVQNGEGAKKDLAYRGLLWEKNRYKFANYKKSKKKSVFMPGCNFSSFFPKTTKRLEEIMKKHDIGILYECCGKPVYELGLISDAENSLQRIEERLRKNGVEELILLCPNCYHFMKDKIRIPIVTIYDKLKELGEGNVVKKDVIPMYYPCPDRKDKILFEDMRYFLKGKIESPFQNVQCCGLGGCAAAKEPELSKGMPKQVIEGDTKILYTYCASCVCNFRRKGFEEAYHVLPLILGVDEKVPLGMQPFFNRAKHLVI; the protein is encoded by the coding sequence ATGAGTGAAATAAATGTAGAAAATTGTATCCATTGCGGTCTTTGCACGAGAAATTGTTCCTTTTTGAAAAAATATGATTTGGATCTTCAGAAGTTTTCAGAGCATCCAGAACTGGCATATTCTTGTTTTATGTGCAGAAAATGTTCACAAGTTTGTCCTAAAAAAATCAGCGGAGAAAAGATTGCGCTTGCAATGCGCAAAGAACAGGTGCAAAATGGAGAAGGTGCAAAAAAGGATTTGGCATATAGAGGGCTTTTATGGGAAAAGAACAGATATAAGTTTGCCAATTATAAAAAGAGCAAAAAGAAGTCTGTTTTTATGCCTGGCTGCAATTTTTCTTCCTTTTTTCCAAAGACAACGAAACGTCTGGAGGAAATTATGAAGAAGCACGATATAGGAATTCTGTATGAGTGCTGTGGAAAGCCTGTTTATGAATTGGGATTGATATCGGATGCAGAAAATAGTTTGCAACGTATAGAAGAACGATTGAGGAAAAATGGAGTGGAAGAGCTTATTCTTCTTTGCCCGAATTGTTATCATTTTATGAAAGACAAAATCAGGATTCCGATTGTTACTATTTATGATAAACTGAAAGAATTGGGCGAAGGAAATGTGGTGAAAAAGGATGTGATTCCTATGTATTATCCGTGCCCAGACAGAAAAGACAAGATTCTTTTTGAAGATATGCGGTACTTTTTGAAAGGGAAAATTGAATCACCGTTTCAAAATGTACAGTGTTGCGGGCTCGGTGGGTGCGCGGCGGCAAAAGAACCGGAACTATCCAAAGGAATGCCAAAGCAAGTGATTGAAGGAGATACAAAAATTCTTTATACATATTGCGCTTCTTGTGTATGTAATTTTAGAAGAAAAGGATTTGAAGAGGCGTATCATGTACTTCCCCTCATATTGGGAGTGGATGAAAAAGTACCTCTTGGCATGCAGCCATTTTTTAACCGGGCAAAACACTTGGTGATATAA
- a CDS encoding DegV family protein: MALKIITDSASDLPKAVTEALEIEVIATPVLINGSDYFDGETIQAKKIYEILRDGKETVSTYHINTYMFIKHFEPYAKRGDQLIYICFSTGIAGTYNAANQAKEDLMEIYPDFDLTIIDSKCASLGFGLVVMYAGWMLRAGAQKEEIIEAIKYHCEHMRHVFTVDTLEYLLKSGRIGKTSAIAGEILNIRPIITVDDNGSLKAEEKVRGRTKSIRRLIDYVGEHGVELSKQTVGIVHGDDEETVNKIKEMLREKYGVTLTIDNYVGCAIGAHTGPGIVGIVFLDAHSPYITKET; this comes from the coding sequence ATGGCATTAAAAATTATTACGGATTCAGCCTCTGATTTACCAAAAGCAGTAACAGAAGCGTTAGAGATAGAAGTGATTGCGACACCTGTGCTTATAAATGGAAGTGATTATTTTGACGGCGAGACCATACAGGCAAAAAAAATTTATGAAATTTTGCGTGACGGAAAAGAAACGGTATCCACTTACCATATCAATACATATATGTTCATAAAGCATTTTGAGCCATATGCAAAGCGAGGAGACCAGTTGATTTACATTTGTTTTTCTACGGGAATTGCAGGAACATACAATGCGGCAAATCAAGCAAAAGAGGATTTGATGGAGATATATCCGGATTTTGATTTGACAATTATTGATTCGAAATGTGCGTCTTTGGGCTTTGGACTTGTTGTAATGTATGCAGGTTGGATGCTCCGGGCAGGGGCTCAAAAAGAGGAGATTATAGAAGCTATAAAATATCATTGTGAACATATGAGACATGTGTTTACTGTAGATACACTTGAATATTTGTTGAAGAGTGGACGAATCGGTAAGACTTCTGCCATAGCCGGAGAGATTTTGAATATTCGCCCTATCATTACTGTGGATGACAATGGAAGTTTGAAAGCGGAAGAGAAAGTGCGAGGAAGAACAAAATCTATCCGTAGACTAATTGATTATGTGGGAGAGCATGGTGTAGAGCTTTCTAAACAAACGGTTGGAATTGTTCATGGTGATGACGAGGAGACGGTGAATAAAATAAAAGAAATGCTAAGAGAAAAATATGGGGTAACCCTTACGATAGATAATTATGTAGGGTGTGCGATAGGTGCTCATACTGGTCCCGGAATAGTGGGGATTGTTTTTTTGGATGCGCATTCACCGTATATTACAAAAGAAACCTAG
- a CDS encoding ABC transporter substrate-binding protein yields the protein MKKLLSLLFVAILVFPLAACGGNKEKADTTKEDKKEISVEEMSFDELKEAAKGSTVTFYGWGGDEVLNEWLDNTFAPIMKEKYDITMERVPMDIDQVLSQLSGEIQGGEEDGSIDMIWINGENFRSAKENNMLFGPFTEKLPNFNDYVDATNEDVTLDFAYPIEGYEAPYGKAQFVMMADTDKTPELPASAEEFKAFAEKYPGKVTYPALPDFTGSAFVRNIIYELCGYEQFLTMEADKEVIREAVAPAMEYLRNLNPYLWNEGKTFPDSSTTLDNMFADGEVLLYMTYGAYDAAVKIADGAYPETVQSFQFDKGTIGNTNFMAIAGNSGNKAGAMVAINEMLSPEIQASRYDSMKVLPVLDNTKLSDEQKAAFDAVDLGKGTIPQDELLAKRLPEMPAELVPIIEEIWAEEVVGK from the coding sequence ATGAAGAAACTATTATCTTTACTGTTTGTTGCAATATTGGTATTTCCCCTTGCAGCATGTGGCGGTAATAAAGAGAAAGCTGACACAACAAAGGAAGACAAGAAAGAAATCAGCGTAGAGGAAATGTCCTTTGATGAGCTCAAAGAAGCGGCAAAAGGTTCCACGGTTACTTTCTATGGATGGGGCGGAGATGAGGTATTGAATGAGTGGCTAGACAATACCTTTGCTCCGATTATGAAAGAAAAATATGATATCACTATGGAACGTGTTCCGATGGATATTGATCAGGTATTAAGCCAGCTTTCGGGAGAGATTCAGGGCGGTGAGGAAGACGGAAGTATTGATATGATCTGGATTAACGGTGAGAATTTCCGTTCTGCAAAGGAAAATAACATGCTTTTCGGACCGTTTACAGAGAAACTTCCGAATTTTAATGACTATGTTGATGCGACGAATGAAGACGTAACACTTGACTTTGCTTATCCGATTGAAGGATATGAAGCTCCGTACGGGAAAGCGCAGTTTGTAATGATGGCTGACACGGACAAGACACCGGAGCTTCCTGCAAGTGCAGAAGAATTCAAGGCATTTGCAGAAAAATATCCGGGGAAAGTAACTTATCCTGCACTTCCGGACTTCACAGGCAGTGCATTTGTAAGAAATATAATATATGAACTGTGTGGATATGAGCAGTTCCTTACAATGGAAGCAGACAAAGAAGTGATCAGAGAGGCAGTTGCACCTGCCATGGAATATTTGAGGAACTTAAATCCATATCTCTGGAACGAAGGAAAGACATTTCCAGACTCTTCTACAACACTTGACAATATGTTTGCCGATGGGGAAGTTTTATTATATATGACATATGGCGCTTATGATGCAGCGGTTAAGATTGCAGACGGAGCTTATCCGGAGACCGTACAGTCCTTCCAGTTTGATAAGGGAACGATCGGGAACACGAACTTTATGGCAATTGCAGGGAACTCGGGAAACAAAGCCGGAGCAATGGTAGCAATCAATGAAATGCTTTCACCGGAAATTCAGGCCAGCCGTTATGACAGTATGAAAGTGCTTCCTGTTCTTGATAACACAAAACTTTCTGATGAGCAGAAAGCAGCATTTGATGCGGTTGATCTTGGAAAAGGAACTATTCCGCAGGATGAACTTTTAGCAAAACGACTTCCGGAGATGCCGGCAGAACTTGTGCCGATCATTGAGGAAATCTGGGCAGAAGAAGTAGTAGGAAAATAA